A single Equus quagga isolate Etosha38 chromosome 8, UCLA_HA_Equagga_1.0, whole genome shotgun sequence DNA region contains:
- the CCR6 gene encoding C-C chemokine receptor type 6, translating to MSGELMNFSNNYELSEDYFGSANNSDYPFEEDTLCSLQEVRKFSGLFLPIAYSLICVSGLLGNILVVVTFAFYKKAKSMTDVYLLNMAIADILFVLTLPFWAVYHATGEWTFSNAMCKLIRGIYTINFNCGMLLLTFISIDRYVAIVQATKSFRLRSRTLAHRKLICFVVWAVSILISGWTFTFNEKYNVQDSQVCEPRYPPASEPIKWKLLMLGLQLLFGFFIPLVFMIFCYMFIVKTLVQAQNSKRHKAIRVIIAVVLVFLACQIPHNVVLLVTAANLGKINRSCSSEKLIGYTNNITEVLAFLHCCLNPVLYAFIGQKFRNYFLKIMKDLWCVRRKQTSQGFSCSRLYSETFISRQNSETIDNDNASSFTM from the exons ATGAGTGGG GAACTCATGAATTTCAGCAACAACTACGAATTAagtgaggattattttgggtCAGCTAATAATTCAGATTATCCATTTGAGGAGGACACATTATGTTCCTTGCAAGAGGTCAGGAAGTTCTCTGGGCTATTTTTGCCAATTGCTTACTCCTTGATATGTGTCTCTGGCCTCCTGGGCAATATTTTGGTGGTGGtcacttttgctttttataaGAAAGCCAAGTCGATGACAGATGTTTATCTCTTGAATATGGCCATCGCCGACATACTCTTCGTGCTCACTCTCCCATTCTGGGCAGTGTATCATGCTACTGGCGAGTGGACTTTCAGCAATGCCATGTGCAAACTGATTAGAGGTATCTACACCATCAACTTTAACTGTGGAATGCTGCTCTTGACCTTCATCAGCATAGACCGCTATGTTGCCATTGTCCAAGCGACCAAGTCTTTCAGACTCCGGTCGCGAACATTAGCACACCGTAAATTGATCTGTTTCGTTGTGTGGGCAGTGTCCATCCTCATCTCCGGTTGGACTTTTACATTCAATGAGAAATACAACGTGCAAGACAGCCAGGTCTGTGAGCCCAGGTACCCCCCAGCCTCAGAGCCGATCAAGTGGAAGCTGCTGATGCTAGGCCTTCAGCTCCTTTTCGGTTTCTTCATCCCACTGGTGTTTATGATCTTCTGCTACATGTTTATTGTCAAAACCTTAGTGCAGGCTCAGAATTCTAAGAGGCACAAAGCCATCCGCGTGATCATAGCGGTGGTCCTGGTGTTTCTCGCTTGCCAGATTCCCCATAACGTGGTGCTCCTTGTGACCGCGGCCAACTTGGGTAAAATAAACAGGTCCTGCAGCAGCGAAAAGCTGATTGGCTACACCAACAACATCACTGAAGTCTTGGCTTTCCTGCACTGCTGTCTCAACCCCGTGCTCTATGCATTTATCGGTCAGAAGTTTAGAAACTACTTTCTGAAGATCATGAAGGACCTGTGGTGTGTGAGAAGAAAGCAGACATCCCAGGGCTTCTCCTGCTCCAGGCTGTACTCAGAAACCTTCATCTCCAGGCAGAACAGCGAGACGATTGACAACGATAACGCGTCATCCTTTACTATGTGA
- the GPR31 gene encoding 12-(S)-hydroxy-5,8,10,14-eicosatetraenoic acid receptor codes for MPLANCSMHSAAVEGSVAVLLVLECGLGLVGNAIALWTFCFRLKVWKPYAVYLFNLVIADLLLTLCLPFHAASYLTHKTWSLGLSACQTLIFLRALSRGVGVAFLTAVALDRYLRVVHPRLKVNLLSLRAAWGISILVWLLMAALSHQSLFISEAACPTFEPQGDFSFSVIWQKVFFLLQIILPFGLILVCNARIIRILQKRLRDPDKQPKLQRAQALVAVVVVLFALCFLPSFVAQILLTIFWRLDSCRVRRALEHLSEVTSSLTYLQSVLNPVVYCFSNPTFRLSYRKVFYTLRGRGQEAEATGCDLKDSYS; via the coding sequence ATGCCCCTGGCCAACTGCTCCATGCACAGCGCGGCGGTGGAGGGGTCGGTGGCTGTGCTGCTCGTGCTGGAGTGCGGGCTGGGCCTCGTGGGCAATGCCATCGCGCTGTGGACATTCTGCTTCCGTCTGAAGGTGTGGAAGCCCTACGCCGTCTACCTGTTCAACCTGGTCATCGCCGACCTCCTGCTGACCCTCTGCCTGCCCTTCCATGCAGCCTCCTACCTGACACACAAGACCTGGAGCCTTGGACTCTCGGCCTGCCAAACCCTCATCTTCCTGCGGGCCCTCAGCCGCGGGGTGGGCGTTGCCTTCCTCACGGCCGTGGCTTTAGACCGTTATCTCCGAGTGGTCCACCCGAGGCTCAAGGTCAACCTTCTGTCCCTGCGGGCAGCCTGGGGCATCTCCATCCTCGTCTGGCTCCTGATGGCAGCCCTCAGCCACCAGAGCTTGTTCATCTCGGAGGCTGCGTGCCCCACTTTCGAGCCCCAAGGAGATTTCTCCTTCAGCGTTATCTGGCAGAAAGTGTTCTTCCTCCTCCAAATTATTCTTCCCTTTGGCCTCATCTTGGTCTGCAACGCCAGGATCATCAGGATTCTCCAGAAGAGGCTCCGAGACCCCGACAAGCAGCCCAAGCTGCAGAGGGCCCAGGCGCTGGTGGCCGTGGTCGTGGTGCTGTTTGCCCTGTGCTTTCTGCCCAGCTTCGTGGCCCAAATCTTGCTGACCATCTTCTGGAGGTTGGACAGCTGCAGGGTCCGGAGAGCCCTGGAGCACTTGTCCGAGGTGACCAGCAGCCTCACCTACCTGCAGAGCGTGCTGAACCCGGTGGTGTACTGCTTCTCGAACCCCACCTTCAGACTCTCCTATCGCAAGGTCTTCTACACACTCAGAGGCCGAGGGCAGGAAGCAGAGGCCACGGGCTGCGACCTCAAAGACTCCTACTCGTGA